The DNA segment AGTGATTATGATTTCCAACCATTTTTACACAATGCCATTAGTAAATTAGGTTTTACAGAACCAACACCCATTCAAAAAGAAATAATTCCTTTAATATTAAAAGGGAAAAGTGTGATTGGCCAAGCACATACGGGTACAGGGAAAACGCATAGTTTTTTAATTCCGATTGTTGAACGTTTACAAGCTGACAAATCTGAATTACAAGCCGTTATTACATCTCCAACACGTGAACTTGCTTCACAAATCTTTGAAGAACTTAACAAGTTGATTGAAGGTACAGAAATTCAATCAAAATTGTTTATTGGTGGAACTGATAAACAGCGTTCAATCGATAAGTTAAAAACACAACCACATATCGTGGTAGGAACACCTGGTCGAATTCGTGACTTAGTGCAAGAAAATGCATTACTTGTTCACACTGCATCATTATTAGTAGTGGATGAGGCCGATCTTGCTTTTGATTTAGGATTTATAGAAGAAATCGATGCGTTTGCAGGAAAAATGCCAAGTTCACTTGAAATGTTCGTGTTTTCTGCTACCATTCCAGAACGTTTACAGCCATTCTTGAAGAAATACATGGAATCACCTGTTCACATTCACATTGGTGAAAAACGTCCTGCAGCTGAGGGGATTGTTTTTAATTTAGTACCTGTTCGTAGTAAATCTAAAAAGAAACGTTTATTAGAAGTGATGGAAGGAATTAATCCTTACTTAGCCATCATTTTTACGAACACTCGTAAAAATGCAGATGACGTTGCTAATTATTTAGCTGAAGCAGGTTACCGTGTTGGTCGTATTCATGGAGATTTAGCACCACGTGAACGAACACGTATGATGAAACAAGTGCGCGACCTTGAGTATCAGTATATTGTAGCTACGGATCTTGCTTCACGTGGAATTGATATTCAAGGCATTAGTCACGTGATTAACTTTGAGCTTCCAGAAGACTTGGAGTTCTTTATACATCGAGTTGGACGTACTGCTCGTGCTGGATTAAAAGGCACTGCTATTACATTATATGAACCAACCGATGAAGACGCGATTAATCGAATCGAAAAAATGGGAATTCCATTTGTTCATGTAGATGTTAAAGATGGTGAGTGGTCAGAATTAAAAGAACGACACACACGTGAAAATCGCAAAAAGAGCAGTGCAAGTGAAATTGATATAAAAGCAAAAGCATTGGTCCGTAAACCTAAAAAAGTGAAACCTGGTTATAAACGTAATATGAGATGGGAAATGGAAGCAATTAAAAAGAGAGAACGCCGTATGAAAAACCGTAGAAAGTAAGGGGGTTTTTTGTCATGTTATTAGGTTCACATGTTTCGATGAGTGGAAAAAACATGTTACTTGCTGCAAGTGAAGAAGCTGCATCTTATGGAGCGACTACTTTCATGATTTATACGGGAGCTCCGCAAAATACACGACGTAAACCGATTGAAGATCTGAATATAGAAGCTGGCCATGCACATATGAAGACGCATGGTATGTCTAATATAGTGGTTCATGCACCATATATCATCAACATCGGTAACTCGCTCAAACCTGAAACATTTGCACTGGGCGTTGATTTTTTACAAAAAGAAATTGAACGTACAGCTGCATTAGGAGCAAAACAAATTGTCTTACACCCAGGTGCTCACGTTGGTGCTGGAACAGATAAAGGCATTGAAAAAATCATTGAAGGTTTAAATGAAGTACTTTCACAAGATTTCCCAGTACAAATTGCTTTGGAAACAATGGCAGGTAAAGGGACTGAATGTGGTCGTTCGTTTGAAGAACTTGCACAAATCATCAATGGCGTAACTCATAATGAACGACTTTCTGTTTGTCTTGATACATGTCATATACATGATGCAGGTTATAATATCGTCGAAGATTTTGATAGTGTACTAAATCAATTCGATCAATTAATTGGTATAAATCGTTTAAAAGTTCTTCATATTAATGACAGTAAAAATATTCGTGGAGCAGGTAAAGACCGTCATGAAAATATTGGTTTTGGTGAAATTGGTTTTTACACACTTAATAAAATTGTGCATCATCCGCAATTGGAAAATGTTCCTAAAATTTTAGAAACACCCTATGTAGGGATGGATGCTAAAAACAAAAAGTCACCATATTTGCACGAAATTGGTATGTTTAAAGAACAAATATTTATGCCAGATAACATTGATAATTTACGGTCGTGATTTATATGAGATTCAAGCAGTTTGCTGCTTGGGTCTCTTTTTATAGACCAAAATATTGGAAAAGATTTTTGGTTCGTTTTGTTCCTAGAATCCCCGCTAATTGTTTATGGACATGTGCAGGAGGTCCTAATAACAACCATTGAATTGATGCTTTATCAAAGATGGGGCGAACTAATTTCACTTCTTTTGGTGATAAATTAACAGGCATTGTACTAGTCATCTTAGAGATTTCATCATCTGTTTTATCTTTTGTTGCTTGAATTAGTTCCCAAATATCCAATACTTCATCCTTCCGAGATAATAGAGTTTACTTCTAGCTAATTATTCGTTATACTAACTTATTGTAAATCGTAATGATTATGGATTAGAAAGAGGCGAGCTTGATGAATGCGCCATATGATATTGAACTACACAATGTGTCATTTCAATACGATCAGACAATCGTATTGAAAAATATTTCTTTACAAGTTAAACAAGGTGATTTCTTAGCTGTTTTAGGACCAAATGGTTCAGGAAAATCTACTTTATTAAAAATTATTTTAGGGCTGTTAAAACCATCCTCAGGTAATATTAATTTATTTGGCGAAGACAGTCGAAACTTCAAAAAAAGAGAATGGCTTGGTTATGTTTCTCAAAAATCTAATGCGTTTAATTCTGGCTTTCCAGCGACTGTGTACGAAGTTGTTGCAAGTGGTCTTGTGAAAAAAACTGGACTGTTTAAAAAATATCCAAAGAACGCGGCAAAAAGTATAGAAAAAGCGTTACAATCTGTTGGAATGGTTGATTTTATGAACCAATCCATCGGAGAGTTGTCAGGTGGTCAACAACAACGTATTTTTATCGCTCGTGCTCTAGTCGCTGACCCAAAATGTTTAATTTTAGATGAACCTACCGTCGGAATTGATCATCAACATGTACAATCGTTTTATAATATGCTTGCCGAGTTAAATCGTGAACAACATCTTACAATTATTCTTGTAACACATGATGTTGATACCGTATCGAGCCGTATTAGTCATGTAGCATGTTTGAATCAAACCATACATTTCCACGGCTTTAAAAATGACTTTAACCAACTAAGTGATGAAGATAGACAAGCGTGGTATGGTCATTCTGTACGGAAAATCCATCATCATGCTAAAAGTGAGGGAACTCAATGATTGCCGCATTATTAAACTATGAATTTTTACAGAATGCATTTGCTTCAGGCATCATCATTGGTCTGATTGCCCCATTGCTAGGTGTATTTATTGTCGTCAGGAGATTGTCACTAATTGCTGATGCATTGAGCCATGTTACTTTAGCTGGAATTGCAGGTAGTTTATATTTAAGTCAAACCATAGCATTTTTTGCTTTTCTTAATCCCTTATATCTAGGTATTTTTGCTGCAGTAACTGGCTCAGTGTTAATCGAAAGACTACGTCGTTTATACAAGCATTACGAAGAGCTTTCAATTCCTATTATTATGTCAGCAGGTATTGGATTCAGCGCCATTTTTATTTCGTTAGCAAATGGCTTTAGTTCAGATTTATTCGGTTACTTATTCGGTTCCGTATCAGCTGTAAGTCGTCAAGATTTATGGATTGTAGTGGTAATTGCTTTTATAGTAGTAGTCTTTTTACTGTTGTTTTATAAAGAGTTATTCTTATTATCGTTTGACGAAGAGTATGCTAAAGCATCAGGACTCCCTGCAAAGTGGGTACATCTTTTGTTTATGATTGTCACCGCACTCGTTATTGCAGCTAGTATGCGAATCGTAGGCATTCTACTCGTATCATCCTTAATGACATTGCCCGTAGCCACAAGCATACGTCTTGCTAAAGGCTTTAAACAAGCAATTTTATATGCTGTTTTGTTTGGTGAAGCCGCTGTAATTATTGGTCTTGTTACTGCTTTCTACTTAAATATTGCACCAGGTGGGACAATTGTCATGACATCTATCGTCATATTACTACTTGTACTAATTGGTAAAAAGATTTGGTTAAGCGTGGTAACGAAGGATGAAAGGGGACGTCTCGTATGAATATTACGAAGGCTTGGGACCTTTTAAAAGATAGAGGTTACAAAAAAACAGGTAAACGCGAACAAATATTAGATTTGTTTAGTGATAATGATCGTTATTTAACCGCTCGAAACTTACTTGATGTGATGAAGAAAGAATACCCAGGAATGAGTTATGACACAATTTATCGAAACTTAAGTACATTTGTTGAGCTTGGTATATTAGAAGAAACCGAGTTATCAGGGGAACGACATTTCCGACTGCAATGTGAAACAGACCATCATCACCATCATTTCATATGCATGGCTTGTGGCAAAATTAAAGAAATTCATGTATGTCCAATGGATATGCTCGAAGAATCGATTCCAAACTATCAAATCGATAGCCATAAGTTTGAAATTTACGGAAAATGTCCTGATTGTCAATAAAAAAAGCGTGAGGCATATGCCTCACGTTTTTTTTGATAAGAATGAATATTGTATCCATGCATCTGCTTCCAGCCAGTTATTCACTCGTATAACACGATTAGGAACTGGTTGTTGATTATAGGGTGTATTAAATAACAAAACAGGAATGTTTAACTCTTCAGCAATACTAACTGCATTATCATGCTTATCTTCAAAGAAGATATCAATGGCATGGTTTTTCACCGTTTGAATCTTATTATGTGTCCCAATCAATTCGATGTGATCGTATTGGATGTTTTGTTCAATAAACCATTGTAACGTCACATCCCGCACATTATCACCACGTGCTGAAATGAAATATATTTCATGTTCTTTTTTCCATTTCGTCAAAATGGCATGTGCATCGGCTTGAATTGGGGAAGTAGCATAAATCTCTGGTTCAGCTATTTTAAACCATTTGTAAAAATCCTCTGCAGAGACTGGAAAAGCTTTCGTTAAATCATATTCTTTAATATCATCCAGTACTAAATTACAAGAAAAAGCTTTATTAATGTGTGGCAATAGAGAAGTAGGACAGGTGACGGTCCCATCAATATCAATTCCAAATCGGTAGTTTGACATATGACCATTCCTTTTTATACCTAATTTTCTAGAGCTTCTTTCTCTAATGCTTGTTTATCATAGTATTCTTGTGCGATTATATCTATTTCTTTCTTTAACTCATCAACCATTGTTGCTTCAGGTACTTTACGAACGGTTTTTCCGTGCATAAAGAGTAAACCTTCTCCACGAGCCCCAGCAATTCCTATATCGGCTTCTCGTGCTTCTCCAGGACCATTTACTGCACAACCAAGCACCGCGACTTTGATAGGTGCCTTAATAGTTGAAATATAATCTTCTACTTCATTAGCAATTGTTATCAAATCAATTTCAATACGTCCACAAGTTGGACAAGAAATTAAAGTAGCTGCATTAGACGAAAGACCGAATACCTTTAACATTTCTCTTGCAACTTTTACTTCTTCAACAGGATCAGCACTTAAAGATACTCTGAGTGTATTTCCTATTCCATGACTTAACAAAGCACCAAGTCCCGCGGCACTTTTGATTGAACCATTAACCAAAGTTCCAGATTCTGTTATTCCAAGATGAAGTGGGTAATCGAATGCTTGTGATGCTTTAACATACGCTTCGATTGCCAAACTAACATCTGAGGCTTTTAAAGAAACGATAATATCGTGGAAATCTAAGTCTTCTAATATTTTAATATGATGTAGTGCGCTTTCAACCATGCCGTCTGCAGTTGGATAGCCATATTTTTCGATGATTTTACGTTCAAGTGAACCTGCGTTAACTCCAATACGAATTGGGATACCTTTTGCTTTTGCCGCATTGACGACAGCTTCTACTTTTTCACGACGACCGATGTTACCTGGATTAATACGAATTTTATCGGCACCATTTTCAATCGCTTTCAATGCTAATTTATAATCAAAATGAATATCCACAACTAGTGGAATATTAATACGTTTTTTAATTTCAGCAATAGCATCAGCAGCTCGATCATCAGGGCAAGCCACACGAACAATTTGACAACCTGCTTCTTCTAAACGCAGAATTTCTGCAACGGTTGCTTCAACATCATGTGTTTTTGTTGTGGTCATACTTTGTATGAATAATTCATTGCTACCACCAATGGTTAAATCGCCAACACGAACCTGGCGAGTTTTGGAACGGTGAATAATTTCACTCATAAAAATTCTCTCCTTT comes from the Paenisporosarcina antarctica genome and includes:
- a CDS encoding DEAD/DEAH box helicase produces the protein MSKYSDYDFQPFLHNAISKLGFTEPTPIQKEIIPLILKGKSVIGQAHTGTGKTHSFLIPIVERLQADKSELQAVITSPTRELASQIFEELNKLIEGTEIQSKLFIGGTDKQRSIDKLKTQPHIVVGTPGRIRDLVQENALLVHTASLLVVDEADLAFDLGFIEEIDAFAGKMPSSLEMFVFSATIPERLQPFLKKYMESPVHIHIGEKRPAAEGIVFNLVPVRSKSKKKRLLEVMEGINPYLAIIFTNTRKNADDVANYLAEAGYRVGRIHGDLAPRERTRMMKQVRDLEYQYIVATDLASRGIDIQGISHVINFELPEDLEFFIHRVGRTARAGLKGTAITLYEPTDEDAINRIEKMGIPFVHVDVKDGEWSELKERHTRENRKKSSASEIDIKAKALVRKPKKVKPGYKRNMRWEMEAIKKRERRMKNRRK
- a CDS encoding deoxyribonuclease IV, yielding MLLGSHVSMSGKNMLLAASEEAASYGATTFMIYTGAPQNTRRKPIEDLNIEAGHAHMKTHGMSNIVVHAPYIINIGNSLKPETFALGVDFLQKEIERTAALGAKQIVLHPGAHVGAGTDKGIEKIIEGLNEVLSQDFPVQIALETMAGKGTECGRSFEELAQIINGVTHNERLSVCLDTCHIHDAGYNIVEDFDSVLNQFDQLIGINRLKVLHINDSKNIRGAGKDRHENIGFGEIGFYTLNKIVHHPQLENVPKILETPYVGMDAKNKKSPYLHEIGMFKEQIFMPDNIDNLRS
- the ispG gene encoding flavodoxin-dependent (E)-4-hydroxy-3-methylbut-2-enyl-diphosphate synthase, giving the protein MSEIIHRSKTRQVRVGDLTIGGSNELFIQSMTTTKTHDVEATVAEILRLEEAGCQIVRVACPDDRAADAIAEIKKRINIPLVVDIHFDYKLALKAIENGADKIRINPGNIGRREKVEAVVNAAKAKGIPIRIGVNAGSLERKIIEKYGYPTADGMVESALHHIKILEDLDFHDIIVSLKASDVSLAIEAYVKASQAFDYPLHLGITESGTLVNGSIKSAAGLGALLSHGIGNTLRVSLSADPVEEVKVAREMLKVFGLSSNAATLISCPTCGRIEIDLITIANEVEDYISTIKAPIKVAVLGCAVNGPGEAREADIGIAGARGEGLLFMHGKTVRKVPEATMVDELKKEIDIIAQEYYDKQALEKEALEN
- a CDS encoding metal ABC transporter ATP-binding protein yields the protein MNAPYDIELHNVSFQYDQTIVLKNISLQVKQGDFLAVLGPNGSGKSTLLKIILGLLKPSSGNINLFGEDSRNFKKREWLGYVSQKSNAFNSGFPATVYEVVASGLVKKTGLFKKYPKNAAKSIEKALQSVGMVDFMNQSIGELSGGQQQRIFIARALVADPKCLILDEPTVGIDHQHVQSFYNMLAELNREQHLTIILVTHDVDTVSSRISHVACLNQTIHFHGFKNDFNQLSDEDRQAWYGHSVRKIHHHAKSEGTQ
- a CDS encoding metal ABC transporter permease codes for the protein MIAALLNYEFLQNAFASGIIIGLIAPLLGVFIVVRRLSLIADALSHVTLAGIAGSLYLSQTIAFFAFLNPLYLGIFAAVTGSVLIERLRRLYKHYEELSIPIIMSAGIGFSAIFISLANGFSSDLFGYLFGSVSAVSRQDLWIVVVIAFIVVVFLLLFYKELFLLSFDEEYAKASGLPAKWVHLLFMIVTALVIAASMRIVGILLVSSLMTLPVATSIRLAKGFKQAILYAVLFGEAAVIIGLVTAFYLNIAPGGTIVMTSIVILLLVLIGKKIWLSVVTKDERGRLV
- a CDS encoding Fur family transcriptional regulator, which codes for MNITKAWDLLKDRGYKKTGKREQILDLFSDNDRYLTARNLLDVMKKEYPGMSYDTIYRNLSTFVELGILEETELSGERHFRLQCETDHHHHHFICMACGKIKEIHVCPMDMLEESIPNYQIDSHKFEIYGKCPDCQ